A part of Halobacillus shinanisalinarum genomic DNA contains:
- a CDS encoding cystathionine gamma-synthase family protein: MSEAKFSTKSIWAGEKDSLAFGATQVPVVHSVSFGYDDMDEWYEVAIGNKPGHIYGRNTNPTVQAFEEKIRILEGAEAATSFSTGMAAISNTLGTLLFPGDRIVSIKDTYGGTNKIFTEFLPKQKVDVVLCDTGDHDAIEQEIERGCKVLYLESPTNPTVKITDIKRMAQAGKAAGAIVVVDNTFATPVNQNPLELGADLVIHSATKFLGGHADALGGSVCGSKELVEAVYHYREINGATLDPMAAYLLLRGMKTLKLRIDQQNKNAQEIAEFLQGIELVDDVFYPGLVSHPNHDIAKEQMKGFGGMLSFSVKGGVETVRQLLPKLQYANRAANLGSVETVVGPSRTTSHVECTPEERAAMGIPEGLIRYSAGIEDIDDLIQDLEQAFKALPVDIMIKN; the protein is encoded by the coding sequence ATGAGTGAAGCTAAATTTAGTACAAAATCAATATGGGCTGGGGAGAAAGACTCGCTTGCCTTTGGCGCCACACAAGTTCCAGTCGTTCATAGTGTATCGTTTGGTTATGACGATATGGATGAATGGTATGAAGTGGCAATTGGTAACAAACCTGGTCACATATATGGACGTAATACAAACCCAACTGTTCAAGCTTTTGAAGAGAAGATCCGCATCTTGGAAGGAGCAGAAGCAGCAACAAGTTTCTCAACAGGCATGGCTGCAATCAGTAACACCCTTGGCACCTTGTTATTTCCAGGCGACCGTATCGTATCGATAAAAGACACGTATGGCGGAACAAATAAAATTTTTACAGAATTTCTTCCTAAACAAAAAGTAGATGTCGTGCTTTGCGATACAGGTGACCATGACGCGATTGAACAAGAAATTGAAAGAGGCTGTAAAGTACTTTATTTGGAGAGTCCGACAAACCCAACCGTGAAAATAACAGATATTAAGCGGATGGCACAAGCTGGTAAAGCAGCGGGAGCTATTGTAGTCGTTGATAATACGTTTGCTACCCCTGTCAACCAGAATCCACTTGAACTTGGTGCCGATTTAGTGATTCATAGTGCCACGAAGTTTCTTGGTGGTCATGCTGATGCACTTGGCGGGTCTGTTTGTGGAAGCAAAGAACTTGTTGAAGCGGTCTATCACTATCGTGAAATTAATGGCGCCACCCTTGATCCTATGGCAGCTTACTTGCTTCTTCGAGGCATGAAAACATTGAAGCTGCGCATCGATCAGCAAAATAAAAACGCTCAGGAAATTGCGGAGTTTCTCCAAGGAATAGAGCTCGTTGATGACGTATTTTACCCTGGACTTGTAAGTCACCCCAACCACGACATTGCTAAAGAACAGATGAAGGGCTTTGGCGGCATGCTCAGCTTTTCTGTTAAAGGCGGTGTGGAAACCGTTCGTCAATTACTGCCGAAACTGCAGTATGCCAATCGAGCGGCCAATCTTGGGTCAGTGGAAACAGTAGTTGGGCCATCCAGAACGACGAGTCATGTGGAATGTACACCTGAAGAACGAGCGGCAATGGGAATTCCGGAAGGGTTAATTCGTTATTCAGCTGGAATCGAAGATATTGATGATTTGATACAGGATTTGGAGCAAGCTTTTAAAGCACTGCCAGTCGATATTATGATCAAGAACTAA